In Streptomyces chartreusis, the following proteins share a genomic window:
- a CDS encoding 3-hydroxyacyl-CoA dehydrogenase NAD-binding domain-containing protein, with protein MSTTAELLKGAAELFPDEVVTSAHVRHLDLPFGAGRFALITLDNGFDHTKPTTFGPASLANLNTAIDQVEKEAADGDIVGVGITGKPFIFAVGADLKGVELLKEHKDALAIGKGGHEVFKRLSGLAVPTFAYYNGAAMGGGVEVGLHCEYRTVSKALPAFSLPEVFLGLVPGWGGCTILPNLIGADRAVQVIIENSLNQNKQLKGQQVFDLGIADAIFEGADFLEQSLIWTANVLKGDVEVERPVIDRGEGWDQAVAKGRFVADSKVHGAAPAAYRALDIIAAAKNGDLQQGYDAEDKALADLIMGGELRSGIYAFNLVQKRGKRPAGAPDKNLARPVTKVGVVGAGLMASQLALLFLRRLEVPVVLTDIDQERVDKGVGYVHAEIDKLLGKGRINQDKANRLKALVTGVLDKAEGFADADFIIEAVFEEIGVKQQVFAEVEAVAPAHAVFATNTSSLSVSEMASKLKNPERVVGFHFFNPVAILPLLEIVRGEQTDDASLATAFAVAKKLKKTGVLTKDAPAFVVNRILTRFMGEIQNVIDEGTPVEVAEKAVEPLGLPMSPLVLLELVGPAIGLHVSETLNRAFPDRFTVSPNLAAVVKAGKRGFYVYDSGKPELDPEVAALLKQGDSVLTEEQVRDRVLDAVAQEIGLMLDEGVVAEAQDIDLCLITGAGWPFHLGGITPYLDREGVSERVNGKKFLAPGVASVPA; from the coding sequence GTGAGCACCACCGCTGAGCTTTTGAAGGGTGCGGCCGAGCTGTTCCCCGACGAGGTCGTGACGTCGGCGCACGTGCGCCACCTCGACCTGCCGTTCGGCGCCGGGCGCTTCGCGCTCATCACGCTGGACAACGGCTTCGACCACACCAAGCCGACCACCTTCGGCCCGGCCTCGCTGGCGAACCTCAACACCGCCATCGACCAGGTCGAGAAGGAGGCCGCGGACGGCGACATCGTCGGCGTCGGCATCACCGGCAAGCCGTTCATCTTCGCCGTCGGCGCCGACCTCAAGGGCGTCGAGCTGCTGAAGGAGCACAAGGACGCGCTGGCCATCGGCAAGGGCGGCCACGAGGTCTTCAAGCGGCTGTCGGGCCTGGCCGTGCCGACCTTCGCGTACTACAACGGTGCCGCGATGGGCGGTGGCGTCGAGGTCGGTCTGCACTGCGAGTACCGGACCGTCAGCAAGGCCCTCCCGGCCTTCTCGCTGCCCGAGGTGTTCCTCGGTCTGGTCCCCGGCTGGGGCGGCTGCACGATCCTGCCGAACCTGATCGGCGCCGACAGGGCCGTCCAGGTGATCATCGAGAACAGCCTCAACCAGAACAAGCAGCTCAAGGGCCAGCAGGTCTTCGACCTGGGCATCGCCGACGCCATCTTCGAGGGCGCCGACTTCCTGGAGCAGTCGCTGATCTGGACCGCGAACGTCCTCAAGGGCGACGTCGAGGTCGAGCGTCCGGTGATCGACCGCGGTGAGGGCTGGGACCAGGCCGTCGCCAAGGGCCGCTTCGTCGCGGACTCGAAGGTGCACGGCGCCGCTCCGGCCGCCTACCGCGCCCTCGACATCATCGCCGCCGCCAAGAACGGCGACCTCCAGCAGGGCTACGACGCCGAGGACAAGGCGCTCGCCGACCTGATCATGGGTGGCGAACTGCGGTCCGGCATCTACGCCTTCAACCTGGTGCAGAAGCGCGGCAAGCGCCCCGCCGGCGCGCCGGACAAGAACCTGGCCCGCCCGGTCACCAAGGTCGGTGTCGTCGGCGCCGGTCTGATGGCCTCCCAGCTCGCGCTGCTCTTCCTGCGCCGCCTGGAGGTCCCGGTCGTCCTCACGGACATCGACCAGGAGCGCGTCGACAAGGGTGTGGGCTACGTCCACGCCGAGATCGACAAGCTGCTCGGCAAGGGCCGTATCAACCAGGACAAGGCCAACCGCCTCAAGGCGCTGGTGACCGGTGTCCTGGACAAGGCCGAGGGCTTCGCGGACGCGGACTTCATCATCGAGGCCGTGTTCGAGGAGATCGGCGTCAAGCAGCAGGTGTTCGCCGAGGTCGAGGCGGTCGCCCCGGCGCACGCCGTCTTCGCCACCAACACCTCGTCCCTCTCGGTCTCCGAGATGGCGTCGAAGCTGAAGAACCCCGAGCGGGTCGTCGGCTTCCACTTCTTCAACCCGGTCGCGATCCTGCCGCTGCTGGAGATCGTCCGCGGCGAGCAGACCGACGACGCCTCGCTGGCCACGGCCTTCGCCGTCGCCAAGAAGCTGAAGAAGACCGGGGTCCTCACCAAGGACGCCCCGGCGTTCGTCGTGAACCGCATCCTCACCCGCTTCATGGGCGAGATCCAGAACGTCATCGACGAGGGCACCCCGGTCGAGGTCGCGGAGAAGGCGGTGGAGCCCCTGGGCCTGCCGATGTCTCCTCTCGTCCTCCTGGAGCTGGTCGGTCCCGCGATCGGTCTGCACGTCTCGGAGACCCTCAACCGGGCCTTCCCGGACCGCTTCACGGTCTCCCCGAACCTCGCGGCCGTCGTCAAGGCGGGCAAGCGCGGCTTCTACGTCTACGACTCCGGCAAGCCGGAGCTGGACCCCGAGGTCGCCGCGCTGCTGAAGCAGGGCGACTCCGTCCTGACCGAGGAGCAGGTCCGCGACCGGGTCCTCGACGCCGTCGCCCAGGAGATCGGGCTCATGCTCGACGAGGGTGTCGTCGCCGAGGCCCAGGACATCGACCTCTGCCTGATCACGGGCGCCGGCTGGCCCTTCCACCTGGGCGGCATCACGCCGTACCTGGACCGCGAGGGTGTCTCCGAGCGCGTGAACGGCAAGAAGTTCCTGGCGCCGGGCGTGGCGTCGGTTCCGGCGTAA
- a CDS encoding thiolase family protein, producing the protein MPRTVRDVVFVDGVRTPFGKAGPKGIYHETRADDLVVKAIRELLRRNPGLDAKQIDEVAIAATTQIGDQGLTIGRTAGILAGLPQSVPGYSIDRMCAGALTAVTSVAGSVAFGAYDIAIAGGVEHMGRHPMGEGVDPNPRFVSEKLVDESALFMGMTAENLHDRYPHITKLRADEYAVRSQEKAAKAYANGKIQADLVPISVRRTNPEAGETGWGLVTADEPMRPGTTLENLSGLKTPFRVHGRVTAGNAAGLNDGATASLIASEDFARENNLPVKMRLVSYAFAGVEPEVMGYGPIPATEKALAKAGLDISEIGLFEVNEAFAVQVLAFLDHYGIADDDERVNQYGGAIAFGHPLASSGVRLMTQLARQFEEQPHVRYGLTTMCVGFGMGATVIWENPNFDGGSK; encoded by the coding sequence GTGCCTCGTACCGTCAGGGACGTCGTCTTCGTCGACGGCGTCCGCACCCCGTTCGGCAAGGCGGGCCCGAAGGGCATCTACCACGAGACCCGCGCCGACGACCTCGTCGTGAAGGCGATCCGGGAGCTGCTGCGCCGCAACCCCGGTCTCGACGCGAAGCAGATCGACGAGGTCGCCATCGCCGCGACCACGCAGATCGGCGACCAGGGCCTGACCATCGGCCGTACGGCCGGCATCCTCGCCGGTCTGCCCCAGTCGGTGCCCGGCTACTCGATCGACCGTATGTGCGCCGGCGCCCTGACCGCCGTCACCTCGGTCGCCGGTTCGGTCGCCTTCGGTGCGTACGACATCGCCATCGCCGGTGGTGTCGAGCACATGGGCCGCCACCCCATGGGCGAGGGCGTGGACCCCAACCCGCGCTTCGTCAGCGAGAAGCTGGTCGACGAGTCCGCCCTGTTCATGGGCATGACGGCGGAGAACCTGCACGACCGCTACCCGCACATCACCAAGCTGCGCGCCGACGAGTACGCCGTGCGCTCGCAGGAGAAGGCCGCAAAGGCGTACGCCAACGGCAAGATCCAGGCCGACCTGGTCCCGATCTCCGTGCGCCGCACCAACCCCGAGGCCGGCGAGACGGGCTGGGGCCTGGTCACCGCCGACGAGCCGATGCGCCCGGGCACCACGCTGGAGAACCTCTCCGGTCTGAAGACCCCGTTCCGCGTCCACGGCCGGGTCACCGCCGGTAACGCCGCCGGTCTGAACGACGGCGCCACCGCCTCCCTCATCGCCTCCGAGGACTTCGCCCGCGAGAACAACCTCCCGGTGAAGATGCGCCTGGTCTCCTACGCCTTCGCGGGCGTCGAGCCGGAGGTCATGGGCTACGGCCCGATCCCGGCCACGGAGAAGGCCCTCGCCAAGGCGGGCCTCGACATCTCCGAGATCGGTCTGTTCGAGGTCAACGAGGCCTTCGCCGTCCAGGTCCTGGCCTTCCTCGACCACTACGGCATCGCGGACGACGACGAGCGCGTCAACCAGTACGGCGGCGCCATCGCCTTCGGCCACCCGCTCGCCTCCTCCGGCGTCCGTCTGATGACGCAGCTGGCCCGCCAGTTCGAGGAGCAGCCGCACGTCCGCTACGGCCTGACCACCATGTGCGTCGGCTTCGGCATGGGCGCGACGGTCATCTGGGAGAACCCGAACTTCGACGGAGGCAGCAAGTGA